The following is a genomic window from Ethanoligenens harbinense YUAN-3.
ACTAATGTATTATCTACGGTCCCAGATATGTTAGCTGAAGTAATTGCGATAGGTTCACCATTTAAGTGGCTCATAAACTCTCTCCATGTTGGGTTTGAGACACTTCCCAATGCAATTGTACTTTTGTTATTTAACATATAGTCATAATCTGAATTCCTTTTGTTAATAATGATATTCAACGGACCGGGCCAAAAAGTTTCAGCTAATCTCTCGATTATTCTTTCATTATCGCATATCCCATATTTATTCCAATCGCTTGGATCAAGGAAAAACAAGGAAAGTGCTTTGTTTTTAGGACGTTTCTTATATTTAAATATCTTATCGATTGCTTCTGCGGAATTTGCGAGGCAGGCTAGATTATAATTAGTGTCTGTAGGAATAATGATTGGATTGCCTTTTTGCATATGCTCTAATATTTCATCAATGCAAGTGTTAATATTGGTAACAATGTTCATTTTGCACCCTCCCATAGAAATTGTTATTAGAAATAGTGTTGTATTGAAAGTCATATGTGCTGTAATAGGTGGATAAACGTAACCGTCAAGACCGCGCGCACCTTGTAAGCATGGTGTCGGGGAAGGTACAATGAACTTCAAAAGGGTTCAAAACATGTAATGGAGTGTTTTGGACCAAATTGGAGTGAATAAAATGGATACGCAAAAAATCGCGAGGGAGTTCCGGCTATCAGAGTGGGGCGAGGCGGTAAAGGAGCGAATAGCTGGCGGGCAGAGCGTGGACGCATTTTGCGAAGAAAAAAACATCAGCAAGGCCACCTATTACTACAGGCAGAAAAAAGTACGGGAAGCTGCCTGCATGGAGCTTATGGAGAAACAAAAGCGCGGAACCGGGCTTGTGCCGGACGGCTGGACGCAGCTTACGGAAGCAAAATCTGTTACTGCCGGCGAAGGCACCCTAGACATTGAAATCGCCGGCTGCCATATCCTTGCAAATGCCCAAACCGACCTGGAATTGCTGGCGAGAGTCTGCCGCATCCTGAGATCGCTGTGATGCAGTTCGGAGAAAAACCTGTGTATCTTTGCTGTGGGTGCACGGATATGAGGAAATCGATCAACGGGCTAATGACGCTTGTGCAGCACAGTTTTTCTCTCGACCCTTTTGTCGACGCGCTGTTCGTGTTCTGCAACCGAAGCCGTGACCGCCTGAAAATACTGGAGTGGGACGGCGATGGCTTTTGGCTGTATTTCAAACGGCTGGAACGCGGACATTTCCGCTGGCCGTCGTCAGACGAGGAAACCACAATGACGCTGAACAGTGAGGAACTGTCTTGTCTGATCGATGGCGCAAGGCTGGAGAAAAAGCTTCGCCGCAGCGAAGTTCTTGAACACAATATTTCGTAACACATCGGGATACGAAAATGCCGTTTTTCTTGATTCTATGCGGTTTTTCCGGTATAATTAGAGAATGGAAAAACAAGAAAAACAATTGAAATACCGCTTTCTGTTTA
Proteins encoded in this region:
- the tnpA gene encoding IS66 family insertion sequence element accessory protein TnpA, translating into MDTQKIAREFRLSEWGEAVKERIAGGQSVDAFCEEKNISKATYYYRQKKVREAACMELMEKQKRGTGLVPDGWTQLTEAKSVTAGEGTLDIEIAGCHILANAQTDLELLARVCRILRSL
- a CDS encoding L-threonylcarbamoyladenylate synthase; the protein is MNIVTNINTCIDEILEHMQKGNPIIIPTDTNYNLACLANSAEAIDKIFKYKKRPKNKALSLFFLDPSDWNKYGICDNERIIERLAETFWPGPLNIIINKRNSDYDYMLNNKSTIALGSVSNPTWREFMSHLNGEPIAITSANISGTVDNTLVTKEIAISQMKNCVDFFIESSNAISTSKSSTIVSVIDNTVKLIREGDIDKKALDNALHVEEITVE
- the tnpB gene encoding IS66 family insertion sequence element accessory protein TnpB (TnpB, as the term is used for proteins encoded by IS66 family insertion elements, is considered an accessory protein, since TnpC, encoded by a neighboring gene, is a DDE family transposase.), whose protein sequence is MQFGEKPVYLCCGCTDMRKSINGLMTLVQHSFSLDPFVDALFVFCNRSRDRLKILEWDGDGFWLYFKRLERGHFRWPSSDEETTMTLNSEELSCLIDGARLEKKLRRSEVLEHNIS